From one Rhodamnia argentea isolate NSW1041297 chromosome 1, ASM2092103v1, whole genome shotgun sequence genomic stretch:
- the LOC125312882 gene encoding uncharacterized protein LOC125312882, producing MFSSLSKTLVRRPLFLAAALRLISTASSNRPSFAVSYLVNSCGLSPESALFVSNRVVFNTSARPEAVINAFKSHGFSQSQISDMIRKWPRLISACPERTLLPKLNYLRSVGFSGFHLVRMITASPYLLTRSLEKHLIPTFGRLRDFLQGEKHAVTAIRRNPKILSQGFEATIDPFVKILRDNGVRESSIAWLVKCQPRVMINSYNHLEEIVEKIRGMGFDDPSEAKFAVAMSAVAGMSELTWERKFDAYSRWGWSRDDAMRAFVKCPWCMMSSDEKIMSVMGFFVKEMGFESSFVLRHPWLMSLSLEKRIRPRCLVFKHLSSHGLTKTKIGLTTLLSISEEDFLGKFVTPHLEEAPELLDIYREKKHMATRTLVP from the coding sequence AATCTCCACCGCCTCCTCGAATCGACCCTCTTTCGCGGTCTCTTATCTCGTGAATTCATGTGGGTTGTCCCCGGAATCGGCATTGTTCGTTTCCAACCGCGTCGTCTTCAATACCTCGGCGAGACCCGAAGCGGTCATTAACGCCTTCAAGAGCCATGGTTTCTCTCAATCCCAGATTTCGGATATGATTAGGAAGTGGCCTCGGCTGATTTCGGCGTGTCCTGAGAGGACCCTCTTGCCCAAATTGAACTATCTGCGCTctgtcggcttttccggctttCACCTGGTGAGAATGATCACTGCCTCGCCCTACTTATTGACTAGGAGCTTAGAGAAGCATCTCATCCCCACTTTTGGTAGGCTTCGGGACTTCCTTCAGGGCGAAAAGCATGCGGTTACAGCTATTAGACGCAATCCGAAAATATTGTCACAAGGTTTCGAGGCTACAATTGATCCCTTCGTCAAGATTTTGAGAGATAATGGAGTGCGTGAATCAAGCATTGCATGGTTAGTTAAGTGTCAGCCTAGGGTGATGATAAATAGTTACAATCACCTCGAGGAAATTGTGGAGAAAATCAGGGGGATGGGCTTTGATGATCCTTCTGAGGCAAAGTTCGCTGTGGCTATGTCAGCGGTCGCAGGGATGAGCGAATTGACATGGGAGAGGAAATTTGATGCTTATAGCAGGTGGGGATGGTCTAGAGATGATGCCATGAGAGCTTTTGTGAAGTGTCCTTGGTGCATGATGTCGTCGGACGAAAAAATAATGTCAGTGATGGGATTCTTTGTCAAGGAAATGGGGTTTGAATCTTCATTTGTTCTGCGACATCCTTGGTTGATGTCACTGAGCTTAGAAAAACGGATTCGACCTCGATGTTTGGTTTTTAAACATCTGTCGTCGCATGGTTTGACGAAGACGAAGATTGGCTTGACTACCCTGTTGTCGATTTCGGAAGAAGATTTCCTGGGGAAGTTTGTGACCCCTCATCTCGAGGAAGCTCCGGAATTGCTGGATATATATCGGGAGAAGAAGCATATGGCAACGAGGACTCTGGTTCCGTAA